In Zingiber officinale cultivar Zhangliang chromosome 6A, Zo_v1.1, whole genome shotgun sequence, a single genomic region encodes these proteins:
- the LOC121997723 gene encoding sulfite exporter TauE/SafE family protein 3-like, translating to MEFKWGSGMLWTTLLVSLMVAASVAAERGIRPEIAVGDAVEAEEVGLSDYMLNVVNFLWRPNESSYQHVWPSMKFGWQIIVGTIIGFLGSAFGSVGGVGGGGIYVPMLTLIIGFDAKSSTAISKCMIMGAAGSTVCYNLKLRHPTLDLPIIDYDLALLFQPMLMLGISIGVAFNVIFADWMVTVLLIILFIGTSTKAFLRGVDTWKKETISKKEAARKESNAGREEVEYESLPSGPGDASKALRTEVPIMENVCWKELGLLCFVWISFLILQVLKQYYTSTCSLWYWFLNFLQVPVSLGVSGYEAVSLYRGKRTISSKGEAESNYTVRHLVFYCLIGVLAGVVGGLLGLGGGFILGPVFLELGVPPQVSSATATFAMTFSSSMSGVEYYLLKRFPIPYASYFVAISLVAAFVGQHVVRRLIVIMGRASLIIFILAFTIFVSAISLGGVGISNMVYKIQHHDYMGFENLCKYEV from the exons ATGGAGTTCAAATGGGGGAGTGGAATGTTGTGGACGACACTGCTCGTCTCCCTCATGGTGGCCGCTTCTGTGGCGGCGGAGCGAGGGATTCGACCGGAGATCGCCGTAGGCGACGCAGTCGAAGCCGAGGAGGTTGGCCTGTCCGATTACATGCTGAATGTTGTAAATTTCTTGTGGCGACCGAATGAGTCCTCCTACCAGCACGTTTGGCCG TCCATGAAATTTGGGTGGCAAATCATTGTCGGAACCATCATTGGATTCTTGGGATCTGCTTTTGGGAGTGTTGGAGGTGTTGGAGGCGGTGGGATTTACGTCCCGATGCTTACCCTCATCATTGGATTCGATGCCAAGTCTTCTACGGCTATATCAAAAT GCATGATCATGGGTGCTGCAGGATCTACAGTTTGTTATAACCTGAAGCTGAGGCATCCAACTCTTGATTTGCCTATCATCGATTACGATCTTGCTTTGCTTTTCCAACCAATGCTAATGCTGGGCATTAGTATTGGAGTTGCATTTAATGTCATCTTTGCTGATTGGATGGTCACGGTCCTTCTTATTATCCTTTTCATTG GAACATCAACAAAGGCATTTTTAAGGGGAGTAGACACATGGAAGAAAGAGACTATCTCAAAGAAG GAGGCGGCGCGTAAGGAATCAAATG CCGGAAGAGAAGAAGTGGAGTACGAATCTCTGCCATCTGGTCCTGGGGATGCATCAAAGGCTTTGAGGACAGAG GTACCAATCATGGAAAATGTGTGCTGGAAGGAGCTTGGCCTTCTTTGTTTTGTTTGGATATCATTTCTTATTCTTCAAGTTCTGAAG CAATATTACACATCAACCTGTTCCTTGTGGTATTGGTTTCTCAACTTCCTTCAG GTTCCTGTATCTTTAGGAGTGTCAGGATATGAAGCTGTTAGCTTGTACAGAGGAAAGAGAACAATTTCATCGAAAGGAGAGGCTGAGTCAAATTATACAGTTCGTCATCTTGTATTTTACTGTTTGATTGGTGTCCTTGCTGGTGTAGTTGGAGGACTGCTTGGTCTTGGAGGTGGGTTTATACTAGGTCCTGTATTCTTGGAGCTTGGTGTTCCTCCCCAG GTCTCGAGTGCCACGGCAACTTTTGCAATGACATTTTCCTCATCAATGTCAGGCGTAGAATATTACCTCCTGAAGCGTTTTCCTATCCCATATG CATCGTATTTTGTGGCCATTTCTTTAGTTGCTGCCTTTGTCGGCCAGCACGTAGTTAGGCGATTGATTGTAATAATGGGGAGGGCGTCACTCATCATCTTCATCCTCGCATTCACCATTTTTGTTAGCGCAATCTCATTGG GCGGAGTTGGCATTTCAAACATGGTTTATAAGATCCAGCACCATGACTACATGGGATTTGAGAATCTCTGCAAATATGAAGTATAG
- the LOC121995230 gene encoding uncharacterized protein LOC121995230: MTSRIKVLVSYGGRIVEGEHGADYEGGSHRVVFLQENFEYSDLVESISQKLELRSDDIISDIIYRLPCMSNGDIHYYCMEVKDGDDIRALVDSIAVVESTSYPQLYVKTRKYRVKGRRSVCTQEAELGGRRSFCDRSLGLLHEPVMQSGRHSVYAPTSELIGDPFILPSRHSVCAPSSQPFGDSTLQCDRQSVYVLNQALSEAPFEPSLGASIYDEAGPSHEVMESFRVLSHSDVPLPESIDIPIATNDCQSNPSEEEDSDGLLGQDDCEEEAMIEVPEAFQFTVGANYPVSADWIESVGNTVGMVGGTEFDTTLEFQEKEDVINAVKQYSLNCSREYEVAESSSRVWSVVCRNTKYGCSWQLRAARLKKLGGGWGITRYKGPHTCVARAISLDHRQLDSNFICNCILEGVKKDSSQSVGSIIVEIHNWLHFKPSYRKAWEAKQKAIARIWGDWDESYQRLPNFFASLQQTNPGSVVWWAFDDHTHVRHRAIEFNKKILRRLFWSFKPAIDSIELTKPVIQIDGTFLYGKYKHSLLTATTIDGDNSVIPLAYALVESENVDSWGWFMALLRTHVVRCDGICVISDRHIGIMQTMNNQYLGWDETHAKHRYCLRHVASNFNTHFKNVGLKNLLIKAGTVTKLRNAINTYTYMFYIQHLTDVTL, translated from the coding sequence ATGACTTCAAGAATAAAAGTCCTTGTTAGCTATGGAGGCAGGATCGTTGAGGGTGAGCACGGTGCAGATTATGAAGGAGGGTCGCATCGGGTAGTGTTTTTGCAAGAGAATTTTGAGTATAGTGACCTTGTTGAGTCCATAAGCCAGAAATTGGAACTCCGATCAGATGATATTATATCTGATATAATATACAGATTGCCTTGTATGTCAAATGGAGACATCCATTATTATTGTATGGAGGTCAAAGATGGTGATGATATACGTGCCCTTGTTGATAGTATTGCTGTTGTTGAAAGTACAAGTTATCCTCAGCTATATGTGAAAACTAGAAAATATCGAGTTAAGGGTAGGAGAAGTGTATGTACTCAGGAGGCAGAGCTGGGTGGTAGACGAAGTTTTTGTGATCGTAGTTTGGGTCTTCTGCATGAACCTGTTATGCAAAGTGGTAGGCATAGTGTATATGCTCCTACTTCAGAGCTAATTGGTGATCCTTTTATACTGCCTAGTCGTCACAGTGTATGTGCTCCAAGTTCTCAACCGTTTGGTGATTCAACTCTACAATGTGATCGACAAAGTGTGTATGTTCTGAATCAGGCATTGTCTGAAGCTCCATTTGAACCAAGTCTCGGCGCAAGTATTTATGATGAGGCTGGTCCATCACATGAAGTTATGGAGTCTTTTCGTGTATTGAGTCATTCAGATGTCCCACTACCTGAAAGCATTGACATACCGATAGCAACAAATGATTGTCAGTCCAACCCTTCAGAAGAGGAAGATAGTGATGGGCTACTCGGTCAAGACGATTGTGAGGAAGAGGCAATGATCGAAGTGCCTGAAGCATTTCAGTTTACTGTGGGAGCCAACTACCCTGTTTCAGCAGATTGGATCGAATCAGTGGGTAACACAGTTGGAATGGTAGGTGGTACAGAATTTGATACAACATTGGAGTTTCAAGAGAAGGAAGATGTAATTAATGCAGTTAAACAGTATTCTTTGAATTGCAGTCGAGAATATGAAGTTGCTGAGTCAAGTTCGCGTGTTTGGTCAGTCGTATGTAGGAACACTAAATATGGGTGTAGTTGGCAGTTACGCGCGGCAAGGCTAAAGAAACTTGGTGGAGGATGGGGCATAACACGATATAAAGGTCCACACACATGTGTTGCGAGGGCTATATCGCTTGATCATAGACAATTGGACTCAAACTTTATATGCAACTGCATATTGGAAGGGGTGAAGAAAGATTCATCCCAGTCAGTTGGAAGTATTATTGTTGAAATTCACAATTGGTTGCATTTCAAACCCTCCTATAGGAAAGCATGGGAGGCTAAACAGAAGGCTATTGCTAGAATTTGGGGTGATTGGGATGAATCATACCAACGTCTACCAAATTTCTTTGCATCTCTGCAACAGACAAATCCTGGAAGTGTTGTATGGTGGGCATTCGATGATCACACTCATGTCAGGCATCGTGCAATTGAATTCAACAAAAAAATTTTGCGTCGACTATTTTGGTCATTCAAACCAGCTATCGACAGTATCGAGCTCACAAAGCCAGTGATCCAAATTGATGGAACTTTCCTTTATGGTAAGTATAAACATTCACTCCTAACTGCAACAACCATTGATGGAGATAACTCTGTGATTCCACTGGCTTACGCGCTGGTAGAATCGGAGAATGTGGACAGTTGGGGATGGTTCATGGCGCTCCTTCGAACACATGTAGTAAGGTGTGATGGTATATGTGTCATTTCCGATAGACATATTGGAATTATGCAGACAATGAATAATCAATATCTCGGTTGGGATGAAACTCATGCAAAACATCGCTATTGCCTCCGTCATGTGGCCAGCAATTTTAACACACACTTCAAAAATGTTGGACTCAAGAATTTACTCATAAAGGCTGGTACGGTTACAAAACTTCGCAATGCTATTAATACTTATACATACATGTTTTATATACAACATCTAACCGATGTCACATTATAG